One Alkalicoccus halolimnae DNA segment encodes these proteins:
- the pepF gene encoding oligoendopeptidase F yields MAEKTKMRQDIPAQETWNLTDLFSTEESWEKEAADIPLEIEKLTVYRGEVTADAAALLACLEQWDELKEKIMNIVTYASLKDSADGTDPANQNLSARAASLYALVQRETAFIESEILTLTEEQLEGYIEEQPVLAEFRKPLRDIIRSRPHRLDPAAEEVLAAFSEVLQSPYMIYQRSKTSDMSFPSFQTEDGREFPLTFNSFATYEAEADTEIRRKAYETFTSVLNQYKHTYAATQATEMKKQVTEAGMRGFASVTDMLLDKQDVTQDMYHRQLDTIQEELAPHMRRFAKLKQRVLGLEEMRFADLKAPLDPGFDPEITYEEAGDLVLEALKVMGPEYMEIMEKGVKNRWVDRADNIGKRSGAFCSSPYGAHPYIMMTWSNSMRNAFTLAHELGHAGHFSLAGSYQRISSTRPSLYFIEAPSTMNEILLSQHIVRKSEDERMRRWVILQSLGTYYHNFVTHILEGELQRRVYAMADSGVPITAEVLCGEKVEVLKNFWGDAVHIDEGAGLTWMRQPHYYMGLYSYTYSAGLTASTAAAETIQREGQPAVDRWLEVLKAGGTKTPLELMKMGGVDMTTEEPIKQAVAYVGSLVDSLEAGFEK; encoded by the coding sequence ATGGCAGAAAAAACGAAAATGAGGCAAGATATACCTGCTCAGGAAACCTGGAATTTAACTGATTTATTTTCGACGGAAGAATCATGGGAGAAGGAAGCGGCAGATATTCCCCTTGAAATAGAAAAACTAACAGTTTACAGGGGGGAAGTGACGGCGGATGCCGCTGCATTGCTTGCCTGTTTGGAACAATGGGATGAGCTGAAAGAAAAAATAATGAACATCGTTACATATGCCTCGCTGAAAGATTCTGCAGACGGGACAGATCCTGCCAACCAGAACTTATCAGCCCGGGCCGCATCGCTCTATGCACTTGTGCAGAGAGAGACAGCGTTTATTGAATCAGAAATTCTCACATTGACGGAAGAACAGCTGGAAGGATACATTGAAGAGCAGCCTGTACTGGCAGAGTTCCGCAAACCACTGCGAGATATTATCCGGAGCCGGCCGCACCGGCTGGACCCGGCAGCGGAAGAAGTCCTTGCTGCTTTCAGTGAAGTCCTTCAATCTCCTTACATGATTTATCAGCGCAGCAAAACGTCGGATATGAGTTTTCCTTCGTTCCAGACGGAAGACGGGAGGGAGTTTCCGCTCACTTTCAATTCCTTCGCGACGTATGAGGCAGAGGCCGATACGGAAATCCGCCGGAAAGCATATGAAACGTTCACTTCCGTATTAAATCAATACAAACATACTTATGCGGCCACACAGGCAACCGAAATGAAAAAGCAGGTGACAGAAGCCGGGATGCGCGGGTTCGCTTCGGTGACAGATATGCTGCTTGATAAGCAGGATGTGACGCAGGATATGTATCACCGGCAGCTTGATACCATCCAGGAAGAGCTCGCACCCCATATGCGCCGCTTTGCTAAGCTGAAACAACGTGTACTTGGATTGGAAGAAATGCGCTTCGCTGATTTGAAAGCTCCCCTCGATCCGGGCTTTGATCCGGAAATTACTTACGAAGAAGCCGGGGATCTTGTTCTGGAAGCTTTAAAAGTGATGGGTCCTGAATACATGGAAATCATGGAAAAAGGAGTAAAAAACCGCTGGGTGGACCGCGCCGATAATATAGGGAAACGTTCGGGTGCCTTCTGTTCGAGCCCTTATGGAGCGCATCCCTATATTATGATGACGTGGAGCAATTCGATGCGGAATGCTTTCACGCTGGCCCATGAACTTGGCCATGCCGGGCACTTCAGCCTGGCTGGAAGCTATCAGCGTATTTCAAGTACAAGGCCGTCCCTTTACTTTATTGAAGCCCCTTCGACCATGAATGAAATTCTTCTCAGCCAGCATATCGTGCGCAAATCCGAGGACGAGCGCATGCGCCGCTGGGTTATTCTTCAGTCGCTCGGCACGTATTACCACAATTTTGTGACGCATATTCTTGAAGGGGAACTGCAGCGCAGAGTTTATGCTATGGCAGACAGCGGTGTTCCGATTACAGCCGAGGTCCTCTGCGGGGAGAAGGTCGAGGTACTGAAAAATTTCTGGGGGGATGCGGTGCACATCGATGAGGGAGCAGGCCTTACCTGGATGCGACAGCCGCATTATTACATGGGACTGTACTCATATACGTATTCCGCGGGATTGACAGCTTCTACAGCAGCTGCGGAAACCATCCAACGAGAAGGACAGCCTGCTGTAGACCGGTGGCTGGAGGTTCTCAAAGCAGGAGGAACAAAGACGCCCCTTGAATTAATGAAGATGGGCGGAGTCGACATGACGACGGAGGAACCGATCAAACAGGCCGTGGCCTATGTCGGCAGTCTTGTTGACAGTCTGGAAGCAGGTTTCGAAAAATAG
- a CDS encoding YbfB/YjiJ family MFS transporter gives MFFRKPLVAVTFTGFLALAIVMGIGRFAYTPLLPYMEESHLNSIQAGMLASVNYTGYFIGAFLAAKMRKSVLLLHLMILASVITTTAMGFTSSLSWWYGLRFASGIAGGIVFVLVSSMILAEVRRKSSSPYYAAFLYGGVGFGIFLSGMFLPPVLALFGGWEAGWITLGIVGALFYVLILLGFKPENRGKEKESARIKRLSKHEKQQLRRLYTAYFCEGFGYIIFATFIISMVVSTTDLGWSAPYVWAAAGIVAVPSCLFWAWISRLATLSSALRAAYAVQLTGLLLPVFSSSEVMIVISAVCFGITFMGITMLTISLANEAFPRQSQRAIGNLTGLYGIGQLLGPLAAGALIMIAPYSIAFLLAAGFIAAAMIQIHFLHQKEKGVRKNALREH, from the coding sequence TTGTTTTTTAGAAAGCCGCTCGTCGCAGTAACGTTTACGGGCTTCCTGGCCCTCGCTATCGTGATGGGAATAGGGAGATTTGCGTACACGCCGCTGCTCCCGTATATGGAAGAATCCCATTTAAATTCTATACAGGCAGGAATGCTTGCGTCTGTGAACTATACTGGTTATTTTATCGGAGCTTTTCTTGCTGCCAAGATGAGGAAAAGTGTCCTTCTTCTGCACCTGATGATTCTGGCCAGCGTGATTACAACTACGGCAATGGGCTTTACGTCTTCCCTTTCGTGGTGGTACGGCCTTCGCTTTGCTTCCGGTATCGCGGGGGGAATTGTTTTTGTTCTCGTTTCGAGCATGATTCTTGCTGAAGTCCGCAGGAAAAGTTCCAGTCCTTATTATGCCGCTTTTCTTTATGGCGGAGTCGGTTTTGGAATCTTTTTATCGGGAATGTTTCTTCCTCCTGTACTTGCCCTGTTTGGAGGATGGGAAGCCGGGTGGATTACGCTCGGGATTGTAGGTGCCCTGTTTTACGTCTTGATTCTGCTCGGGTTCAAACCGGAAAACAGAGGGAAAGAAAAAGAATCGGCAAGAATAAAACGGCTGTCCAAGCACGAAAAACAGCAGCTTCGACGTCTTTATACTGCCTATTTCTGCGAGGGGTTCGGCTATATTATTTTCGCTACATTTATCATTTCCATGGTCGTGTCCACGACGGATCTTGGATGGTCCGCTCCTTATGTATGGGCAGCTGCCGGAATTGTGGCAGTGCCATCCTGCCTCTTCTGGGCATGGATCAGCAGGCTTGCCACCCTTTCTTCCGCTCTGCGCGCGGCGTATGCAGTACAGCTGACAGGGCTTCTGCTTCCTGTTTTTTCTTCTTCTGAAGTGATGATCGTGATCAGTGCCGTCTGCTTCGGAATTACTTTTATGGGGATTACGATGCTGACTATTTCTCTTGCAAACGAAGCTTTTCCGAGGCAGAGCCAGCGGGCGATCGGGAATCTTACTGGTCTTTATGGAATCGGACAGCTTCTCGGACCGCTCGCAGCAGGAGCATTAATTATGATCGCTCCTTACAGTATCGCGTTTCTCCTGGCAGCCGGGTTCATTGCAGCTGCTATGATTCAAATTCACTTTCTTCATCAAAAGGAAAAGGGGGTGAGGAAAAATGCCTTACGTGAACATTAA
- a CDS encoding tautomerase family protein, translating to MPYVNIKVTKEHGGLTKEEKAELIEGATSLLEKTLNKNRASTVVTIEEIDTDNYGLGGEQITERRKRGQ from the coding sequence ATGCCTTACGTGAACATTAAAGTAACAAAGGAACATGGGGGACTTACAAAGGAAGAGAAGGCCGAACTGATTGAAGGAGCGACCTCTCTTCTGGAAAAAACGCTGAATAAAAACCGTGCCTCCACCGTCGTCACAATTGAAGAAATTGATACAGATAACTATGGCCTCGGCGGGGAGCAGATTACAGAACGGCGAAAAAGAGGACAGTAA
- the thpD gene encoding ectoine hydroxylase — MVKDIYPSRVSETPKMMERQDPVIHNREAAKDGPLTNNQLDFYEKNGYIMLEKFFDGEDLKMLKEELDQKMKENEDRNGPDVIKEPNSNEVRSIFEIHKDEGFFERLSRDERLVKIIEQILGSEVYINQSRINFKPGFKGKEFYWHSDFETWHVEDGMPRMRALSCSIVLTDNYEYNGPLMLVPGSQDYYVSTAGETPDKNYESSLQKQEVGVPDEKSMEWLVEQAGGQIDRATGPAGSVLLFDCNTMHGSAGNISPYPRSNVFFVYNSIHNKLEQPFNGKAPRPEFLANRENIKPITPVSGLKQTEKN; from the coding sequence ATGGTCAAAGATATTTATCCATCCCGCGTCAGCGAAACGCCTAAAATGATGGAGCGTCAGGATCCCGTCATTCATAATAGAGAAGCAGCAAAAGATGGACCTCTTACTAATAACCAGCTTGATTTTTACGAGAAGAATGGATATATTATGCTGGAAAAGTTTTTTGACGGTGAAGATTTGAAAATGCTGAAAGAAGAGCTCGATCAGAAGATGAAAGAAAATGAAGACCGCAACGGCCCCGATGTAATTAAGGAGCCGAACAGCAATGAAGTCCGTTCTATTTTTGAAATCCATAAAGACGAAGGTTTTTTCGAGCGTTTATCCCGCGATGAACGGCTTGTTAAGATTATCGAGCAGATTTTAGGCAGCGAGGTTTATATTAACCAGTCCCGCATTAACTTTAAGCCGGGATTTAAAGGAAAAGAGTTTTACTGGCACTCTGACTTTGAAACGTGGCATGTAGAAGACGGTATGCCGCGGATGCGCGCCCTCAGCTGTTCTATCGTGCTTACGGATAACTACGAGTATAACGGGCCACTCATGCTTGTGCCCGGCTCGCAGGACTATTACGTTTCCACTGCAGGAGAGACACCGGACAAAAACTACGAGTCCTCCCTGCAGAAGCAGGAGGTCGGTGTTCCTGATGAAAAGAGCATGGAATGGCTCGTGGAACAGGCCGGCGGACAAATCGACCGCGCTACCGGTCCGGCAGGATCAGTTCTTCTGTTTGACTGTAATACGATGCACGGGTCTGCAGGGAATATTTCCCCTTATCCGAGAAGCAATGTATTCTTTGTTTACAACTCTATCCACAACAAGCTGGAGCAGCCATTCAATGGTAAAGCTCCAAGACCGGAGTTTCTTGCCAATCGTGAAAATATCAAGCCAATCACTCCTGTCAGCGGCTTAAAGCAGACAGAAAAGAATTAA
- a CDS encoding putative bifunctional diguanylate cyclase/phosphodiesterase yields the protein MICLISVLITIVWLIYRNVTGILLVTYYEIIIYILILQPALWWVGKQYDKSTYHSKTQLLQQKELESLFNNNYSFLWVIDEMDKKLVVSRGIEEIAGYTSKEFEGNFELWMSRTYPEDQEKVHNHYRRLLAGSPSKCEWRFFRKDGEIRWLEVFGNPIFSESGTLIKLNGVAYDITERKQLEEKLEKMAYYDSLTGLPNRRFFKESSQKAISRCVQYNQNLAVMFIDLDRFKFINDTMGHDIGDKLLKKVSKRISRCIRDTDIVARHGGDEFIILLDDIEKPEVSKIAARILNEFSTPFELEEGELFTTPSIGISLYPRDGENIAALTKKADNAMYLAKKRGKNNFQFYVYENEDIMERRLKIEQGLKAALDNSEFELHYQPKIVLTSGEICGVEALLRWRHPELGVISPLEFIPVAEETGFIRKIGEWVIKEACRQNKLWQKSGLYIKVAVNVSSIQFEDDLFAERIRQALMESQLSPEYLGVEITESVMQNVELTSVTLHELKQLGVKVSVDDFGTGYSSLSVLSKMPIDLVKIDKSFIDEMLTDSNTASLVKTMITMAEDLELDIIAEGIENEQQVTFLIENGCQFGQGYLYSPPIPSAETEKILKQQLMPV from the coding sequence TTGATTTGTCTTATTAGTGTTTTGATTACCATAGTCTGGCTCATTTACCGTAACGTCACGGGAATACTGCTGGTGACTTATTACGAGATCATTATTTATATTCTTATTCTTCAGCCCGCTTTATGGTGGGTGGGTAAACAGTACGACAAATCGACTTATCATTCGAAAACACAGTTACTGCAGCAAAAAGAGTTGGAAAGCCTGTTCAATAATAATTATTCATTTCTTTGGGTTATCGACGAAATGGATAAAAAGCTGGTAGTTTCCAGAGGCATAGAAGAAATTGCTGGTTATACTTCAAAAGAGTTCGAAGGGAATTTCGAACTTTGGATGTCGAGAACTTACCCTGAAGATCAAGAAAAAGTACATAATCACTACAGAAGACTGCTGGCTGGATCTCCTTCTAAATGTGAATGGCGATTTTTCCGCAAGGATGGAGAAATCAGATGGCTGGAGGTTTTCGGGAATCCGATTTTTAGTGAATCTGGTACCTTGATAAAATTAAATGGTGTAGCTTATGATATTACAGAGCGAAAACAGCTGGAAGAAAAACTTGAAAAAATGGCATATTACGATAGTTTGACAGGCTTACCTAATCGCCGGTTTTTCAAAGAATCTTCCCAAAAAGCCATTTCCCGCTGTGTTCAATATAATCAAAATTTAGCAGTTATGTTTATCGATTTGGACAGGTTCAAATTTATAAATGACACGATGGGGCACGATATAGGGGACAAGCTTTTAAAGAAAGTCAGTAAAAGAATCAGTCGATGTATTCGTGATACAGATATTGTGGCCCGTCACGGTGGAGATGAATTTATCATTTTACTTGATGATATAGAAAAACCGGAAGTAAGTAAGATTGCTGCACGAATCCTGAATGAGTTCAGCACGCCCTTCGAATTGGAAGAAGGAGAATTATTCACTACTCCAAGCATTGGGATCAGCTTGTATCCACGAGATGGAGAAAATATAGCCGCGCTTACGAAAAAAGCAGATAATGCAATGTATCTCGCTAAAAAGCGGGGGAAAAATAATTTCCAATTTTATGTATATGAGAACGAAGATATTATGGAGAGAAGGTTGAAAATAGAACAGGGGTTAAAAGCTGCTTTAGATAACAGCGAATTCGAACTTCATTATCAGCCGAAAATCGTTTTAACATCCGGGGAAATATGTGGAGTGGAAGCCCTGCTCCGTTGGAGACATCCAGAATTAGGGGTGATTTCTCCGTTAGAATTTATTCCTGTTGCTGAAGAAACAGGCTTCATCCGAAAAATAGGGGAGTGGGTCATTAAAGAAGCATGCAGACAAAATAAGCTGTGGCAGAAATCCGGTCTTTATATTAAAGTGGCTGTGAATGTTTCAAGTATCCAGTTTGAAGATGACCTTTTTGCAGAAAGAATACGGCAGGCTTTAATGGAAAGTCAACTATCACCTGAATATTTAGGAGTGGAAATAACAGAGAGTGTAATGCAGAACGTCGAGCTGACCTCAGTGACCCTTCATGAACTTAAACAACTGGGGGTGAAAGTATCTGTTGACGATTTCGGAACTGGTTATTCATCTTTAAGTGTTCTAAGTAAGATGCCTATCGACTTAGTAAAGATTGATAAATCGTTTATAGATGAAATGCTTACTGATTCTAACACGGCTTCTCTGGTTAAGACGATGATTACGATGGCAGAAGATCTGGAACTGGATATAATTGCTGAAGGAATAGAGAATGAACAGCAGGTTACTTTCCTGATTGAAAATGGCTGTCAGTTTGGACAGGGGTATTTATACAGTCCTCCAATTCCGAGTGCAGAAACAGAAAAAATATTAAAGCAGCAATTAATGCCGGTTTAA
- a CDS encoding ATP-binding cassette domain-containing protein — protein sequence MKAELEFKQVNLHYGPVHALKNINLVFRPHKIYGLFGRNGAGKTSLLSLIASFQKPSSGTVTLNEETLFENARLTPFVYFVYPRSFETDYHKAKRKLEILARHRVYFDMGYALDLADKFKLDLNSPVNTFSKGMAGIFQIICGLAARAPVTIFDEAYLGIDEPVRKLFYDELLDEQTRLPRTFILSTRFASEMEHLLEEIIVLSEGKVVLHDDYTSIISKGISVTGDAEIVDAITKPYEILNEERLGTGKSVAVYGEIPSETLQQARKSGLRISTLRFQDVITQLTKGEEHNETEHRR from the coding sequence ATGAAAGCAGAACTTGAATTTAAACAAGTAAATCTTCACTACGGACCGGTGCACGCATTAAAAAATATCAACCTCGTTTTTCGTCCTCACAAAATATACGGGTTGTTCGGCCGGAACGGTGCCGGTAAAACGTCGCTGTTAAGTCTTATCGCTTCTTTTCAGAAACCCTCTTCAGGCACTGTGACACTGAATGAAGAAACGTTGTTCGAAAACGCCCGCCTTACACCTTTTGTATATTTTGTTTATCCCCGAAGTTTTGAAACAGATTACCACAAAGCAAAACGAAAACTGGAAATTTTAGCCCGGCACCGTGTCTATTTCGATATGGGCTATGCGCTGGATCTGGCCGATAAATTCAAGCTTGATCTGAATTCACCGGTAAATACTTTTTCCAAGGGAATGGCCGGAATTTTCCAGATCATCTGCGGCCTCGCAGCCAGAGCTCCTGTCACCATTTTTGATGAAGCTTATCTCGGGATCGATGAGCCGGTAAGAAAACTCTTTTACGATGAACTGCTTGATGAACAAACCCGCCTCCCCCGGACATTTATTCTGTCTACGCGCTTCGCTTCAGAAATGGAGCATCTTTTAGAGGAAATTATTGTCCTGAGCGAAGGAAAAGTCGTATTGCACGATGATTATACGAGCATTATTTCCAAAGGCATATCGGTAACCGGTGATGCTGAAATCGTTGATGCCATCACAAAACCATATGAGATTTTAAATGAAGAACGACTGGGCACCGGCAAATCCGTAGCCGTTTACGGAGAAATCCCTTCCGAGACTCTTCAACAGGCAAGGAAGTCGGGACTGCGCATCAGCACTCTTCGTTTTCAGGACGTGATTACCCAACTGACAAAGGGGGAGGAGCACAATGAAACGGAGCACCGCCGCTGA
- a CDS encoding flavodoxin yields the protein MKVVIIYATLNGHTEELASLIEENLKSGAIEVDVKESYEISGSDLPAYDAVLIGTYTYGDGDVPDDMLDIYEEIEEMELDGKPTAVFGSGDTFYDHFAGAVDKFTDLLKARGGKMITESMKVDIMLDEEEVEEKASLFSKEISASLLSQ from the coding sequence ATGAAAGTTGTTATTATATATGCTACATTGAACGGCCATACCGAGGAACTCGCTTCTCTTATAGAAGAAAATCTGAAGAGCGGGGCCATCGAAGTGGATGTAAAAGAGTCGTATGAGATTTCCGGGAGTGACCTTCCCGCGTATGATGCTGTCCTGATTGGAACGTATACGTACGGGGATGGGGATGTCCCGGATGATATGCTCGATATTTATGAAGAGATCGAGGAAATGGAGCTCGATGGAAAACCAACGGCTGTATTTGGTTCAGGAGACACTTTTTACGATCATTTCGCAGGAGCAGTCGATAAATTTACCGATCTCCTGAAAGCACGGGGGGGAAAGATGATTACGGAAAGCATGAAAGTCGATATAATGCTCGATGAAGAGGAAGTGGAAGAAAAAGCTTCCCTGTTCAGCAAAGAAATTTCTGCTTCTCTTCTTTCTCAGTAA
- the arcA gene encoding arginine deiminase, protein MKPINIHSEIGELTSVLVHRPGNEIENLTPESMEQLLFDDIPYLPAMQKEHDVFAAALQERGIEVLYLDKLMAESLQSEEARSDFVEKMMRESRLPADGSSKALKEYLLSKNSPDLVDCMISGVLKEELPEQKKQHLYEMMARHYPFYLDPMPNLYFTRDPAAVIGEGISINPMSQPARRRESMFIEHIIHRHPRFSGVDIPLWIDRLYDFPIEGGDELVLSKTVLAVGVSERTSARAVEQIAENLFKQRSGIEKVVAVEIPKKRSSMHLDTVFTMVDYDQFTTHAQVVDKDGKMNIFILEKGDPIRIYRRENLKETLKEVLGLAEVNLIPCGGEDKIASAREQWNDGSNTLAIAPGSVVTYERNYVSNELLRDNGIEVIEVPSSELVRGRGGPRCMSMPLYRKDLK, encoded by the coding sequence TTGAAGCCAATTAATATTCATTCTGAAATAGGGGAGCTTACATCCGTGCTGGTTCACCGCCCGGGAAATGAAATCGAAAACTTGACGCCTGAATCGATGGAACAGCTTTTATTTGATGATATTCCTTATTTACCTGCGATGCAGAAGGAACATGATGTCTTTGCCGCTGCTCTTCAGGAGCGGGGAATTGAAGTCCTCTATCTTGATAAACTGATGGCGGAATCCCTGCAGAGTGAAGAGGCTCGATCGGATTTTGTAGAGAAAATGATGAGGGAATCGAGGCTTCCGGCTGATGGATCATCAAAGGCGCTGAAAGAATATCTTCTTTCCAAAAATTCTCCTGACCTTGTCGATTGTATGATTTCCGGAGTTTTAAAAGAAGAACTTCCTGAACAGAAAAAGCAGCACTTGTATGAAATGATGGCGCGCCACTATCCTTTTTATCTTGATCCGATGCCCAACTTATATTTCACGAGAGATCCTGCGGCGGTAATCGGAGAAGGGATTTCCATTAATCCGATGAGCCAGCCTGCGCGCAGGCGCGAATCCATGTTTATAGAACACATTATCCATCGTCATCCGCGTTTTTCGGGAGTGGATATTCCCCTCTGGATTGACCGGTTATATGACTTTCCTATTGAAGGAGGAGATGAGCTGGTTCTGAGTAAAACGGTTCTTGCTGTCGGAGTGAGTGAGAGAACCTCGGCCCGGGCTGTGGAGCAGATTGCAGAGAATCTTTTCAAGCAGCGCAGCGGTATTGAAAAAGTGGTAGCCGTGGAGATTCCTAAAAAAAGATCTTCCATGCATCTGGACACGGTGTTTACGATGGTTGATTACGACCAGTTCACGACACATGCCCAGGTAGTTGATAAAGATGGAAAGATGAACATTTTTATTCTCGAAAAAGGAGATCCGATCCGCATTTACCGGCGGGAGAATTTGAAGGAGACCTTGAAGGAAGTGCTCGGCCTTGCGGAAGTGAATTTAATTCCGTGCGGGGGAGAGGATAAAATAGCTTCGGCCAGAGAGCAGTGGAACGATGGGTCTAATACGCTCGCGATCGCTCCGGGATCAGTAGTTACGTACGAGCGCAATTATGTATCCAATGAGCTGCTTCGGGATAACGGAATAGAAGTGATCGAAGTACCCAGCTCTGAACTTGTAAGAGGAAGGGGCGGCCCGCGCTGCATGAGTATGCCGCTTTACAGAAAAGACTTGAAATAA
- a CDS encoding helix-turn-helix domain-containing protein — translation MNKNKLGQSIEMLRKKKNMSQGQLAEGICTQPAVSQIEKGKVYPKVDTLYYFASKLDTSLSHFVEVLLEEPEEKQNEVIQKLNRLSTEQKHEEILACIKGLSSPLPPWMKLFTGWLQYLSEHYLGFRSLKETIYIFKSLLQEEDPILIRRNHLHISIMNSIAFLYAADGHYLESLYYYDKILSPEEALPVSSEVIDIDIYRIRVMYNKAKTLYDMGETTASLETIEAGIEASLHKESMALLGQFYYYKGQCYEKLDEEKEIICECYQRALSLFEILNKKLYSRLLWEHKSSFLNQLD, via the coding sequence ATGAATAAAAACAAGCTTGGACAATCTATCGAAATGCTCAGGAAAAAGAAAAACATGTCACAAGGGCAGCTCGCTGAAGGGATCTGCACCCAGCCGGCTGTTTCCCAGATTGAGAAAGGAAAAGTTTACCCTAAAGTAGATACTCTTTATTATTTCGCTTCCAAGCTGGACACTTCCTTATCGCACTTTGTTGAAGTCCTCCTCGAAGAACCGGAAGAAAAACAAAATGAAGTGATCCAAAAACTCAATCGTTTAAGCACCGAGCAGAAACACGAAGAAATACTTGCCTGCATAAAAGGGCTCTCCAGCCCACTGCCTCCATGGATGAAACTGTTTACGGGCTGGCTGCAATATTTAAGCGAACATTATTTAGGTTTTCGTTCACTAAAGGAAACGATTTACATATTCAAATCGCTCCTCCAGGAAGAGGATCCTATTCTTATCCGAAGAAATCATCTGCATATAAGCATTATGAATTCCATCGCCTTTCTGTATGCAGCGGACGGGCACTATCTGGAAAGCCTCTACTATTATGATAAAATTCTCTCGCCGGAAGAAGCTCTTCCTGTTTCTTCAGAAGTGATCGACATCGATATTTACCGCATCCGCGTCATGTACAATAAGGCAAAAACGCTTTACGATATGGGGGAAACGACAGCTTCCCTGGAAACGATTGAAGCTGGGATAGAAGCTTCCCTGCACAAAGAAAGTATGGCTCTTCTCGGTCAGTTTTACTACTATAAAGGCCAGTGTTATGAAAAGCTTGATGAAGAAAAAGAAATCATCTGTGAATGCTACCAGCGTGCGCTGTCTCTATTTGAAATTCTAAATAAAAAACTGTACAGCAGACTTTTATGGGAGCATAAATCCTCCTTTTTAAATCAGCTGGACTAA
- a CDS encoding 3-ketoacyl-ACP reductase has protein sequence MQNLTGKKALITGASRGIGRATALALAAEGVKLGLTATSKESLSGVEEELKKMKAEFYSAPADVSSEEEATQAVKQLEAELGAFDIVINNAGAAVRGKFMDLTAADWKKALDVNVMGIVHITKAALPGMIEKNKGDIINISSMSGLKGTEGSGAYSASKFAVLGLSESLMQEVRRNNIRVSALTPSLVETDLTRGDGERNPDKFMQPEDLAEYMVSQLKLEQRTFIKTAALWGTNPF, from the coding sequence ATGCAGAATTTAACAGGAAAAAAAGCACTTATTACAGGAGCGAGCCGGGGAATCGGACGGGCAACGGCCCTTGCTCTCGCAGCTGAAGGAGTTAAACTCGGACTTACAGCCACGTCTAAAGAAAGTCTCTCGGGAGTGGAAGAGGAACTGAAGAAAATGAAGGCAGAGTTTTACAGCGCGCCGGCGGACGTTTCTTCAGAAGAAGAAGCGACCCAGGCAGTAAAACAGCTGGAAGCAGAACTCGGTGCATTTGATATCGTCATAAATAATGCCGGTGCTGCTGTCCGGGGAAAGTTTATGGATCTCACAGCAGCCGACTGGAAAAAAGCACTCGACGTAAATGTAATGGGAATCGTGCACATTACGAAAGCAGCACTGCCCGGAATGATTGAAAAAAACAAAGGGGATATTATTAATATTTCCTCGATGTCCGGCTTAAAAGGCACCGAAGGCTCCGGAGCTTACAGCGCCTCAAAATTCGCTGTGCTCGGTTTAAGCGAGTCCCTGATGCAGGAAGTACGCAGAAACAATATTCGCGTCAGTGCCCTGACTCCAAGCCTTGTGGAAACAGATTTGACCCGGGGCGATGGCGAAAGAAACCCTGATAAGTTTATGCAGCCGGAAGATCTTGCCGAATACATGGTTTCCCAGCTCAAGCTCGAACAGCGAACGTTCATTAAAACTGCTGCCCTGTGGGGAACCAACCCGTTTTAA